The Echinicola rosea genome has a segment encoding these proteins:
- a CDS encoding MscL family protein, with protein sequence MPEIKVKDKVDNGTLIYIILTIVFFVIQALSKKKKDKGQENVDLPEGEESQRKPVSFEDLLKEIRQEQQERQSDLEKTGQKPSTKVPEPPKRTNEVLEKIPAQERQKPETQYYEGTYQADHAVHGEKLVKLDDQVDLEANEKILKEVEDVAGDDIGTNRYRRMLKDPQTLKDAVVVAEILNRRY encoded by the coding sequence TTGCCTGAGATCAAAGTAAAAGATAAAGTGGATAATGGAACGCTGATTTATATCATTCTGACGATCGTATTTTTTGTGATCCAGGCACTGTCCAAAAAGAAAAAAGACAAAGGACAGGAAAATGTGGACTTGCCCGAAGGTGAGGAGTCTCAGCGAAAGCCGGTTTCTTTTGAGGACTTGCTTAAGGAAATCCGCCAAGAGCAGCAGGAAAGACAATCTGATTTGGAGAAAACCGGACAAAAACCATCAACGAAAGTCCCTGAGCCACCTAAAAGGACCAATGAAGTGCTGGAAAAAATCCCAGCCCAAGAGCGTCAGAAACCCGAGACGCAGTATTATGAAGGAACCTATCAAGCTGACCATGCTGTCCATGGTGAAAAGTTGGTGAAGCTTGACGACCAGGTGGATCTGGAAGCCAATGAAAAGATTTTGAAGGAAGTAGAAGATGTGGCAGGGGATGATATCGGAACCAATCGCTACAGAAGGATGCTGAAGGATCCTCAAACACTAAAAGATGCTGTGGTGGTTGCTGAAATCCTCAATCGTAGGTATTAG
- a CDS encoding IS110 family transposase — MSSQIKFEQVIERGCGLDVHQKTIVATVRGIDVEIGTRTFGTFTSQIEELQVWLNSLSITHIAMESTGVYWKPVYNILEEDFKIILVNARHIKNVPGHKTDKKDSEWIAKLLLSGLLKGSFCPCRVDTGAA, encoded by the coding sequence ATGTCATCACAAATCAAATTCGAGCAGGTGATCGAGCGGGGCTGCGGCCTTGATGTTCACCAAAAGACGATTGTAGCCACGGTCCGAGGTATTGACGTTGAGATTGGGACCAGGACTTTCGGGACTTTCACCTCCCAGATCGAGGAGCTTCAAGTATGGCTGAACTCCCTTTCCATTACCCATATTGCCATGGAAAGCACCGGAGTTTATTGGAAACCTGTCTACAACATCCTGGAAGAGGATTTTAAGATTATTCTGGTCAATGCCCGGCATATCAAGAATGTACCCGGGCACAAGACAGACAAAAAAGACAGTGAATGGATTGCCAAATTGCTCCTAAGCGGTCTGCTAAAGGGGAGTTTTTGTCCCTGCCGAGTGGATACGGGAGCTGCGTGA
- a CDS encoding IS110 family RNA-guided transposase: MRDLCRYKRKLIAQRVAQRNRVHKILEDANIKLASVVSDVFGVSGTLILDALIQKQDDPEYLANLAKGSLRKKMEDLKLSLRGRLTDHHRFMLSTLRDSIDSINAQIRHIEARIESYAAELQQEVDLLQTIPGVGKETAMNILAETGNDMEVFPDHKHLASWAGVSPGNNESAGKKKSTRITHGNKYLKTALVEAAWAASHTKETYLNRKYGAVAARRGSKKALIAVAHKILTALYYILKNKEAYLEPDHTAYQEKRKQAQIKKSLERLRGLGVQVDIRPN, translated from the coding sequence CTGCGTGATCTATGCAGGTATAAACGCAAACTGATCGCACAGCGTGTCGCCCAACGCAACAGGGTGCATAAAATCCTGGAAGACGCCAATATCAAACTGGCCTCAGTGGTCTCAGATGTCTTTGGGGTCTCCGGGACCTTGATCCTCGATGCTTTGATCCAGAAACAGGATGACCCCGAATACCTGGCCAACCTTGCCAAGGGATCCTTACGGAAAAAAATGGAAGACCTCAAACTTTCTCTCCGGGGAAGACTCACAGATCACCACAGGTTCATGCTGTCCACCCTCCGTGATTCCATTGATTCGATCAACGCTCAGATCAGGCACATCGAGGCTAGAATTGAAAGTTATGCAGCCGAGCTTCAACAGGAGGTCGATTTACTCCAGACCATACCCGGAGTGGGAAAAGAAACCGCTATGAACATACTGGCCGAGACAGGCAATGACATGGAGGTTTTTCCGGATCACAAACATCTGGCATCCTGGGCAGGAGTCTCCCCGGGCAACAACGAAAGTGCAGGCAAGAAAAAGTCAACCCGCATCACACATGGGAACAAATACTTGAAAACTGCATTGGTCGAAGCTGCCTGGGCCGCATCACACACCAAGGAGACCTATTTGAACCGTAAATATGGAGCAGTAGCGGCTCGCCGTGGATCTAAAAAGGCACTGATTGCAGTGGCCCACAAAATATTGACTGCACTGTATTATATCCTCAAAAACAAGGAGGCCTATCTCGAACCTGACCATACAGCCTATCAGGAAAAAAGA